Sequence from the Aerococcus tenax genome:
CTTGACGCTCTTTGACTAAGTGAGAAATTGCTTTGAAGTGTGGGTTCTTGGCGTCTTCTAGGAGACGGTAGAGTAAGCTTTCACTGGATAGGAGAGTCGCGCCATCTGCTTGGAGTTGGCTGAGAGCCCATTCGTGTTCTTTTGCACTTCTAGCGGTTACGGCGTCACGAACCAAGGTCACTTCCACTTGGGGATAATCGTCTAATAATTGATGGGCGGTTTGCTCGACGCAGATAGGCGTTTCCATCCCGATAATTACCACATGTTCAATGGCAGGGGTGATGTGGTTGAGAACTTCGGGAATGCAGGCATTGAAACGAGTCTTGGCGTAAACCGGTGTCTCGGTTAGGTAGGACTTGATATCAGGATGGGTAGCGCCCAAGCCTTGAGGGTATTGCTCGGTGACTACCTTCTTAACGCCTAAGTGGTTCAAGCCTTCAAGAAGAAATTGCAGGTTAGCCAGATAAGTATCGGAATCATGCATTGCGGGAACCAATTTTTCTTGAATATCGATGACAAGGACTAGCGTATTATCAACAGTCATTGCAGTCATGGTGAACTTCCTTTCTAAGAATTTTATCCTACATCTATTATAGCAAGCACAGGACTTGCTGCCTAGGTTTCTAAAAAATCTCCTAGGAATATAATGAGGCTTAGCTCCTTACAGGAAAGAGATTCCTTTTTATTGACTGAATTGAGAACGGTGCTTTTTAGGAGATATTTAAGGAGAGAATCATCCTGAAAAGCATTTCACAGGGGTAATGTATATACCTTTGGATAGTCATTTGATAAAATAGGATTGAGGAGGCGATAGTATGCAAACGAAAATTGCCCAATGGGGAAATTCAAAGGCGATCAGAATTCCATCAACGATAGTTAAACAGCTCAATTTAAAGGATAATCAAGTGCTCTCACTTGAAATCAAAGATCAAGCCCTAGTGATTAAGCCTAAGGAAGCAGAGACTATTCAGGAATTATTTGCCGATTACAAGACCTCTTTCACTTATGAGGAAGAAATGGATTGGGGACCAGCAGTGGGAGAAGAGATCGAATGGTGATGCGGCAAGGGGATATTTTTTATGTTAATTTTAACCCAAGCATCGGACATGAACAGAGAAATAGTCGTCCAGCCATTGTATTAAGTCATGATCTCATTTTCCAGACGAGTCACATGGCGATTGTTGCGCCTATCTCAACGACAAAACGAAACTATCCAGCCTATTATGAGCTCCAAGAAACTGATCAGATAAAGGGTAAAGTCCTTTTGAATCAATCAAAAGCTCTTGATCTTTATCATCGTCAAGTCAGCCGAGAAAATTTTATTGAACGAGCTAAACCAAATGAATTTCAGCGCATTATTCATCGTTATAAATTGTTATTCGATCTGGTAGATGATTATCAATAGGCAATAATAAAACCCTGAGATTGAAAGAAAACCATTGTTGTGATGGTTAGACTCTATTCAAATTTGTTCCAAGCGCAGAGCAAGCGTCGACTTCAGAAAATGACGATCTTGCTCTTTTTTGTTCTTGCCATACTCTTATCCTTATTTGCTGATTAACCCAAACACTCTTCATTCATTGAATTATTGTAAGCCTTCTTTTCCAAGCCTTATGAAGTGGACAAGTCAGCCTGGTTCAGGACGGCCGAGGCTATCTCATGCAATCTGTTAATGATCAAAGCATCGGTTTAAGGCTTATTGATTTAGAAACAGAAGTAGAGCTCTCCAGTCGCGATTACAGTTTACCTACCCGTGAAAATACCTGGGTGACGGGCAAGATTGAATAAGCTTTGTGATTAGTCACTTGATAAAAAACTCCTAGGACTTACAGCTTGCTAAGCCATGTTCTAGGGGTTTTACTTTAACTAACAATTTACTACTAAGGCGACTGATTGGGACGCTTTTATATCGTAATGGGCTAGCCAATATTTTTGCTTGTTATAAGGATTTTTCCCTTTGCGGCTAGGCTTTGTTCTTATCCTAAGCGAGATCCAAGGACTTGCGCAGTGGCTAAGATTATGCTTTACTAAACAGGATGAAATTTACAGTTTGAGAAAATCAAGTGACAGAAGGGGATTTGCCGATGAAGCACCGTTATCCAAGTGAACAATTAGAAGTGGAAGTGACCGGACTTTCTGAGAAGGGGCTAGGTTTAGCCGAATACCGTTTTCCGGATACCGAATTAGGAAAAGGACGGAAATTAAAACTTCAAATTCCTAAGGCCCTACCTGGGGATAAATTGTTAGTCACTGTACCCAATGCCAGAGGCCGAAGACGGGCAACCCGGACCTATGACCGGATCATTGAGCCTTCGCCTAGTCGAAATGGTGGTTATGAATTAAATGGTCCGCAAGTTGGTGGAGCCCCCTTGGAGTATATGAATTACCCCGACCAATTGGCCTATAAAAGAGAGCTGACCCAGACCTTTTTAGCTGACCAAGGCTTTGACCCCAGTGTGGTGGGTGAGGTATGGGGGATGGACGACCCTTACCATTACCGCAACAAGCTGGAGCTGAGTTTCTCGATCGATGGTGACTTGGGTTTCTTCGCCCAGGGTGACCAGTACCAGATTGTTGATTGGCAAAAGAATATCTTGGCCCCAGAAATCTTTATGATCTTAAAAGAAGAAGTTCAAGCCTGGCAAAAGGCCTGGAACTTAGCAGGTTACGAAAAACAGTCGAAGCAAGGTTTGCTCAGACAATTACTCTTGCGCCAAGGCCAGCAAAGTGGGGAAGTCATGGTAGCTATTTTCGCCCAAGAGGAATCGGCAGATCTTGATCCAGGCGTTATTGAAGACCTAATCCAACGTCTACAGGCTTATCCTGAGATTAAGAGCTTAATGTGGATTAAGAATACGGCCATTGCGGATCGGATGGGGGCTGACCAAGTGGAAGTCCTGGCTGGCCGCGACTATATCCGTGATGAGCTGGCTGGTTTTAATTACCGCCTTTACTTTGACACCTTCTTCCAACCAAATCCTACCCAAGCCCAAAAGATGATCGATTTGGCTTGCGATTGGGCAGAACTCGACCAAGACAGTCTGGTAATTGACCTTTTCTGTGGAGTCGGTAGCTTTAGCCTACCTCTGGCTAAGCGGGCCAAGGCCTTAGTGGGGATTGAAATTGTGGAACAGTCCATTGAGTCGGCTAAACGTAATGCCCGGGATAACAGGATTACTAACGCCCACTTTATCGCCCGAGATGCCCGCCATGGTTTGGCTGAAATTGAAGAGGAGTGGGGACAAGCTGACCTGCTCTTGTTAGATCCCCCACGCAACGGTGCCGGTGGAAAAATCATGCGTCGGATCGGGCGGATGGGCCTAGACAAGATCATTTACGTCTCCTGTAATCCCAAAAGCTTGGCAGCAGATTTAGTCTGGCTAAGAGAGTTCGGTTATGAGATTGCCAAGATCCAATTAATCGACCAATTCCCACATACTCAGCATGTCGAGTGCGTGGTATTGATTGAAAAGAAAAGCTGATAGGAATAGGGTTTGTAGAAGTTTATGAAGTTGAGAGAAGCTCCTGAGAGGGGGCTTTTTTTTGTTTGAGGGATAAAAATGGTGGAAATGTGGATGTGTGTATGGGGAAACTGATCGACTGAATAAGGTGGAAAAACCAAACCAAATTTAAAACCTTTATAACTAGTTTCTTTTATGATATAGTTTCCTTATGGAAATCATATAAAGGGGACTAATATGGATTTAAAAACATCATTGATGGAATTACAATGTGAACTTGTTGCTGAAAGGAACCAAGCAAACCCAAAGGAAATTTCCTGGCTACAATATGACATTCTGCATCAAATCGAACAAAAAGGAGAACTACTACCCTCGGATCTTAGTGTGATTCTTGGCGTATCCCGTACAAAATTATCAAAGGCATTAAAAGGGTTAAAGTCTATGCGGTATATTGAACAGACCCCTAATGAAGAGGATGGAAGAGAATTGTACACTACACTGACTAGTGATGGGAAAGACTTACTCCATCATATTTCAAATAGTCACTCCTCTCTTCATCTAGCTGCTATCAAGACCTTTAACAAAGAGGAACAAGAATGTTTTATCTATTTATCAAACAAATTATCAGAAGAATTAAAGAAAGCGAGGATAGAGCAAAATGGATGATGCTATCAAAGTCGTCAATGCCAGAACAAATAATTTGAAAAACATCTCCATCCAGGTTTCCAAGCATAGGATTGTTGCTGTGACGGGTGTTTCAGGTTCGGGGAAATCTTCCTTTGTCTTTGATACGATTGCCAGTGAATCCCAGCGATTGCTCCAGGAAACTTACTCTAGCTATATTCAAAACCTCTTGCCCAATTATAAAAAACCAGCTGTCGATTCCATCTCTAATCTTCCAGTCTCACTAATCATTGACCAAAAGCGAATCCGTGGCAATTCCAGGTCAACAGTAGGGACTATAACCGACATCTATTCTGACTTAAGACTATTATATTCGAGGATAGCCAAGCCTTTTATTGGTTATTCTATGAAGTATTCTTTCAATCATCCAGACGGCATGTGCAAGACTTGCCAGGGGCTTGGAGTCGTTAAATCCATTAATATTGACAAATTGATTGATTTTGATGAATCCTTAAATAACAATGCGATTGATTTCCCTACCTTTCGCAATGACGGTTGGAGACTGACCCGTTATACCGAATCCGGTTATTTTGACAATGATAGGAAGATCAAGGACTATAATCAAGAGGAACTAGACTTGCTGCTGTACTCTCCTAAAATAAAACCCGCTCGCCCGAGTAAAAACTGGCATAAAACAGCCAAATATCTTGGAGTCCTTCCTCGAATCATGGAAAGCTTTGTCAATGTCGAAGATCCTCAATATAAAAAAGACTTAAACAGGATATTAATCACAGAAACCTGTCCCGCATGCCATGGGACACGGTTAAATGACGAAGTATTAAGTGCCACCATACAAGGTAAATCGATAGCCAATAGTACGAATATGGCAATCAATGATTTGTTCGATTTTATCTCTACCATCCATAATCAAGAGGTTGAAATGATTACCCATGAATTGCAAAAGAAGTTACAAAGTCTTTCAATAGTAGGCTTAGACTATTTGAAATTAAATCAACCGACGAACACCCTTTCCGGCGGCGAGTCCCAGCGAATCAAAATGGTGAAGTATCTCAATAGCTCCTTGTCAGATGTTTTATATATCTTTGATGAACCGAGTGTTGGCCTTCATCCGGAAGATATTCGAGGAATCACAAATATTTTTAAGGGCTTGAGAGATAAGGGGAACTCTGTCTTATTTGTCGACCACGACCCCGATATGATTCAATGCTGTGATGAGCTAATCAATTTTGGCGAAGGTGCTGGCCCTCATGGAGGTAGGGTTACTTTCCAGGGGACTTATAGCGAATTATTAAAATCAGAGACTATCACAGCAAAAGCCTTTACCAAAAGGCACGGCATCAATAAAGAAAAGAAAATCTTTTCAGACTATTACACACTGAAAAATGTGTCCAAGCACAACATAGAAAACGTCAGCATAAGTATCCCGAAAGATGCGATAACAGTAGTAACTGGTGTGGCCGGTTCTGGTAAAAGTACCCTGATTAGAGATGTTTTTATTAACAAATACCCTCAGGCTACTATCTTGGACCAAAGTTTGCCCCAGGCTTCTCGCCGGTCAAATATCGTCACCTACTTAAAGATATATGACGAAATCAAGCGACTTTTTGCCAAAGAAAATGGTGTTGAAAAATCTCTGTTTTCAGTGACCGGGAAAGGAGCCTGTCCTGAATGTAAGGGAAAAGGAGTCATTAAACTTGATTTGGCCTATATGGGAGACTCTGAACATATTTGTGAAAAGTGCCAAGGGAGACGGTTCAATGATAAGGTCCTCGCTTATCTGTATAAAAAGAAGAATATCAATGTGATCTTTGAACTCACGGTTGCAGAGGCTAGGGAGATATTTGGCGATAATTCGAAGATCACACCCGTTCTAGAATCGATCATCAAAGCAAATTTATCCTATATAAAGTTAGGTCAGACCTTGGATACATACTCTGGGGGAGAACTTCAACGGTTAAAAATAGCTCAAATGCTTTCAGAGAAAGAGTCAGAAATTATCATTTTAGATGAGCCCACGACAGGACTTCACGAATCCGATATTGATAAGCTAATGGACCTCACTCGTGAAATGGTAAGAGACGGCAACACATTAATTGTAATTGAGCATAATTTATCCGTGATCAGTCAGGCGGATTGGATTATTGACCTTGGACCCAAAGGAGGAAAGGTCGGTGGAAAAATCTTGTTCCAAGGATACCCAATTGACTTTATAGAATGTGAGCAATCCTATACCGCCAAGCATTTAAGAAGATTTTTGGATGATACGATAATTATTCGTGAGGAATAGTATGAACTGATTAATGAAGGAGAAGTAGATGGTAATAAGTCTGCGTCAGCTGAAAAGAAAAGCTGATAGGAATAGGGTTTGTAGAGGTTTAAGATGTTGATAGAAGCTCCCGAAAGGGGGCTTTTTTATTGTGGAGAAAAATAGTTGGAAAAAAGTCATTTTGACAAACATTTATTAATTATATACTAAATAAAATATATAAATAATGAACTTTTATTCATATTCATATTTATTTTTGTTTTAATATGAATTATAATTCATAAAAGTAAAATTTTATGGAGGGCATCATGGCTAAAGATAATAAAGAAAAGTTAATTAAAGCGACTGACCGCTTGCTTAAAGATCGAAGTATTAGTTCAATTACAACTAAGGAGATCACCAAGGAAGCTGGAGTGTCTGTTGGTGTCTTTTACAACTATTTTGACAGCAAAGAAGAGGTCTTTACCGAATTAGTCAAAAGCTTTTTCAATTATTCACTAACAGAAATGAAAAAACTTCAAGCAGAAATTACGGGCAATAATCTCCGCTCGGAATTAAAGTTTAAAGAATTTTTGGTCAGGGGTATGGATAAGAACTGGGAAAATCGGTTCTTAAATAGCGATATTCTGATGTTGACGCGAAAAGACCAGGTCTTTAAAGAGATGATGCTGGATTTTAATGAGCGGATGTTGGCTATTATTGTTGCTATTTTAACCATTATTCAATCATTTGCTCAGGAGAGCGAGTTGACTATCAAGGCTAAATTAATCATGAATTTGATTCAAAATTCCTATCCGACTTTTTCTAGTTTTGAGGACGACCAAGAGCAAGAAGCTTATATGGAGAAAGTGGTCAAAGTGATTTTTGATCTGAGCTTTAATGAATAGAGGACAAGACTATGGAGAGTATTTTAACCGTCAAAGACCTATCGAAAACTTATAAAAATGGTCGAAAAGCCCTTGATCATTTGAATTTCACTGTGACTAAGGGTGAGATCCTTGGCTTTTTAGGACCCAATGGGGCTGGAAAAAGTACCACTATTAATATTTTATCCACGCTGTTAAAGGCGGATGAAGGCAAGCTGACTTACTTTAATAATGCTCACTTGCCGCTTAAAACCATCAAACAGCACCTGGGGATTGTGCCGCAAGAACTCGCCATTTATGAGGATATTTCTGCCTTTCAGAATGTAAAATTCTTTGCCTCCTTATATGGCGTCAAGAAAACTGAAATGAAAGACCGGGTGAAAAAGGCATTAAGGAAGGTCGGTCTGGAAGAACGTGCCCATGACAAGGCTGCCACTTTCTCGGGTGGGATGAAGCGACGTTTAAACATTGCCTGTGCCATAGCCCACGATCCTCAATTGATTATTTTTGATGAGCCCACCGTGGGGATTGATCCCCAGTCGAGAAACCATATTCTCGATTCGATCAAGGCTTTGCGGGATGAAGGGGCCACGGTTATCTACACCACCCATTACATGGAGGAGGTCCAGCAGCTTTGTGACCGGGTCATTATTATGGATGGGGGTCATGTTTTACTAAATGACCGCTTGGATAATATCTTGGAAGCTTACCGTGAGTCCAAGTATCAAGTGGATTTTGCCCAGGAAATGCCTAAAGCGCTTTTAGAGAAAATTCGTCAATTGCCCCAGGTCTTGGGACTAAGTCAGGATACTGACTACCAAATGCAGGTTAGTTTAAAAAGTGGAAAAGCCTCACTTAATGATATATTGGCGCTTGTTATCCAATCCCATATCAATATAACTGGGATCCAAACCAAGAAGAAAAATTTGGAAGATGTCTTCTTAAGCTTAACGGGTAAGCAATTAAGAGACTAAAGTGAGGGGGAAGCTTTATGTTAACCATCATGCAACAAGATATTATTAATCTTTTGAAGAACAAACCCATTATGACCTATCTTTTAGCTTATCCCATGCTCCTGATCCTAGTGACGGGTTATGTTTTTTCTTCTAATTTTACTGACGATCTTCTGTCGGCCTATGACTATTATGGGGTCACTATGATGATCTACTTGTCCATGGCCACGGTGATTATTTTGCCTGAGCTCTTGTTTGGCCACCAGGTCAAGTATGCTAATTACCGGATTATCTATTCGCCTATGGCTCGATACAAAGTTTATTTATCCAAACTAATCGTATCTATTGCAGTTTCCTATGCCATCCTAGCCAGCTATATCCTAGTTTTTAATGCGATAGGATTTGTTAACTACGGGGGAAGGGATGTCCTCCGTATCTTATTACTTGATTTAGCCTTAGTTATCTTTTCGATCACTTTTGGTGGGGCTTTTTGCCTCTTAGTGAAGAGTGAAGACCTAGCAACCAAGCTGTTGAACTTAGTGATTAACCTTCTGGCGATTTTGTCGGGTTTATTCTTTCCCATGACCATTTTGGGACCAAAGATTGCCAGAGTCACTAGCTTTTCTCCGGTTTCAAAAGTGATGTCCAGTTTTTTTGCGATTATTTATGATAAGGATTGCACAACCTTATTGCCGACGACTACGACACTGATGTTGTCTTCGCTAATTTTTTTAATAATTATCCATTTAAGCTACCATCCAGAAGATTTTGGTGATTAAAATGAACCTTGTTATTCTAACTAATAATTTCAACCGACTCTTAAAAGGAAAAACTTATCTCTTCATAACCACTGTAATTGTCTTTATAACCCTTGCAGGAAGCGCCTTTGTTGTCACCATGGATGCTCCCACGCTTCAAATAGGGGTCGACCAGACTGCCAGTGATTTGTTAACCATGAAGAATGATGACTTATCTGTTGAAGAAATTTCAGAAGATCATCCTGCATACACTAAGCTGATCACTGGCGACTACGATGCCTACATCACTAAGGAAGAGGGCAAGTATCAAGTGACGACAGTAAGAAACGCTGAATTGGCTGATGACTTGAGCCAACTCCTCAATGAGGGGCAATTAAGCAGTGAACCCGATCCAGGCAATAATCATTTTAAAGTGATTCTCACTGTTTTAGCCATGAGCTCGATGATTCTGTCCTTAATCCTCTATCGTTTTTATTTTGATGATCGTCGCGGTATTGATAAACGCATTTATTCCTCTGGCCTTTCAGTACTTTCTTACCTTTTCCAGCAAGTATTGTTCACTTTTCTGCTTTTGTTTACGATTAGTGCCTTAGCTTGCTGTAGTCTGTTTCCTCTCTTTGGCCTGGACTTATCTAGTCGATTTTTCTTAGGTTTATTTTTACTTGAACTATTTGCGGCTAATTTTGGCATGTTCTTATCAACGCTGACCAAGAAAAATCAGGGAGCTCTCTTAGTGGGGACCATGTTATCGGTTTTGACCACGCTTCTTTCGGGAGCTCTATTAGCTGTAAAAGAAGAGTCTTTACAAGAAAAGATCCAACCTCTTTTTCCGCAATTCTACATCGCCAAATTAGGCTCAGCCTTGGATGGTCAAGTAGAAGCATTGAGCCAACCCATAGGGGTTCTTTTACTATATAGTTTGGTCTTCTTTGTAATCGCGCTGTTGATGCAAAAGCGAAGGATAGTCGATTGATGCTAGAGTACCGGATTTTCCCGTTTTTGGGGGAGTTTGTTACAATAAGTCTAGAAATATTTATAAAGGGGATTCGATGACTGGCATAGTTTTTACTGAAGAAGATAAGCGGTTAACTGTCGATATTCTTGGTTATGAATTCAAAGATCTATCTGCAAACGATGATATTTTTGATCGAAATTGGTTGAAGTTAGAGTTTAGCTACTCGGATTCAGTCAAGTCCTTTAAACAAGTGGATCCTTGCCTGTTAAGTTTTGAACTGGGAGAGATTATTGAAAGTATCCATTGGCTGATATCGGGAAAGGAAACAGAGGTGTTGAGAACATTTACAGAGCCCTACCTGTCCCTGGCTATTACGCAAATCGATTCTTGCTATGTTTTCCAAATAAGCTTTGTCTATGACACTAAGGATAATGATTGGAAAGAAGTCTGCCTGTATCAAACATTGGATTGTGAAGAGCTTAAGCAGTTGAACCTTCAACTAAAGGATTTCTTTCAGAGATATCCAGTAAGATAAGGCTAGCTAAGGCAATTTGGCTCAGGCTGTGGGAGATTTACTGCTTATATATCCTAATGCTTACCTGGAAAGATCTAGCTTATTAAATAAAAGTTAACGAAAGGATTTCAAATTCATTTTAGAAGCTCCTGAGAAGGGGCTTTTTTAGCGCTTACATGATACTTGCAGCCTACTATTTATCAGGATATAGTGAAGATAATAGATGACTACATTGATAAGTGAAGGAGTTTTAACATGAATTCCCTACTTTTAGTGGAAGATAATCCCATGATTGGCCAAGAGATTGTCGACTTTTTGACCAAGCATGGCTTTGATGTACAGCTGGCGAAAAATTATGCTGAAGGGCAAGCGGCCTCTAAGCAGGCTTATGATCTGGCTATCCTGGATTTAAATTTGCCGGATGGAAATGGTTTTGATCTTTTGTCGCTCTTTTTACAGAATCATATCAAAGTGATTATTACTACTGTGGTTAACGATGTGAATTTTATTGCGGAGGCTCTCGATGCGGGGGCGTCGGACTATCTCACCAAACCCTTTAATCTGAATATCCTGCGGGCTCGGATTGCGGCTTGTTTGAGGGACTTTGGACCTATGGAAGGAGAGAGCGAATTAGTCCTTAAAGAAGACCAGGGAATGATTTATTATCAGGGGCAGGGGGTTGCTTTGACGGCCTTGGAATTTCGGCTCTTGGCCCATTTTATCCGCCACCGGGGCCAGCTTCTGACTCGGGACCAATTGCTGGATCGCTTCTGGGATGCCCGGCAGGCCTATGTGAATGACAATACCCTGACCGCTACCATTAAGCGGATCCGCGACAAGACCTCCAAGGATCTGATTGAAACCGTCCGCGGCATCGGCTACCGGTTGAAGCTATGATTTATATATTGTGGCTTCTAAGCATACTTGTTGTCGTTGGCTGGTTGAAGTTCTGCCAGCGCCGGCGGATTCAAGAGCTGGCAGACCTAATCGACCAACTCTACCAGCAAGATTATCAGATTCCCATGAAGCAGGATGATTTCTCCCAGTTGGAGGACCAGATCTATAAGTTATTCATTGAGCTGGTCGAAGAGAAAGAAAAGGTCCATCGTTTGTCCCAAAGTCAGAGTCGAAATATCGAAGACATTGCCCACCAAATTAAGACGCCGCTTACGGGCATGCTCTTTGCCTTGGAAAATGATAAGACGGATCCGGCGACTTTCTCCCAGCAATTAAACCGACTCAACGACTTGTCCAATGCTCTCTTGAAGTTGGCTAGTCTGGATAATAATCTTGAGGGCTTCAAGTTATCGCCAGTTCACTTGCGGGAAGTGATAGACTATGCTCTGGATATCTTGAGTGATGAAATTGATGACCGAGGAATTGTTGTCGATATCAATATAGGGGAGGCGGTTATGCTGGGACATTTCAACTGGTTGAGCGAGGCTGTCATTAATATCCTAAAGAATGCCATCAACCAGGAAGGCACACGTCGAATCTGGCTAAGGACTAGGGAAAATCCTATTTATTTGGAATTGTCTATCCAAGATGATGGGGGAGGGATTGTTGAAGGCAAGCAAAAGAAGATTTTCCAGCGTTTCTATAAGGATCCTGATTCTAAGGGTTTTGGGATTGGCCTCGCTATGGCCAAGCGCATTGTCGAGAAACATCAAGGGCAAATTAGCTGCCGAAATACCGACCGAGGGGCAGAATTTATCCTGCAATTTTATAAGTGAGAGGGAAGTAATCGCGGAGACCATTTCTTCTCTTTTTATCCGCTTTATCACCGACTTGTCATTTTCATCCGCTATAGTCAAACTAGGAGGAGATCTTATGGAAATACTTCGCGTTGACAATTTGACTAAAATTTATGGCCAAGGAGAAAAGCAAGTCCGGGCTGTCGATGGGGTGAATCTGTCCGTCAACCGGGGAGAGCTTATCGCCATTGTCGGGCCGAGTGGGTCGGGTAAGTCTACCCTACTCCATATGCTTGGTGGGGTGGACCGGCCCAATGAGGGGAAGATACTCATTGAAGGGTCCGATATTGCCAGCTATTCGTCTAAGGAAATGGCCTTGTTCCGGCGGCGCAAGGTGGGGCTGATCTACCAGTTTTACAACCTCATCCCCAATCTGACCGTGGCACACAATATTAAACTGCCCTTGAAGTTAGATGGCCGTCAGGTGGATGACGCCTTCTTTAATGACTTGGTGACTAAGCTGGGCTTATCCGATAAGTTGCAGGCCTTTCCGAGTGAGCTATCGGGAGGCCAGGAGCAGCGCGTGGCCGTGGCCCGCAGTCTGATCTACCGGCCTTCGATCATATTAGCGGATGAACCGACCGGGAACCTGGACCGGAAGAACTCTCAGGAGATCATTGACCTCTTGAAGTACTTCAACCAGACCCTCAAGCAGACTATCCTGATCATCACCCACGATGAAAACCTGGCCCTTCAGACCCAGCGGATTATCACCATGGTCGACGGGGCTATCGTAGGAGATGAGCCCAATGAATAAGAAGAATTTACCGATTTTCATTTCACTTCTGATTGTTAGCCTCTTTTTCACAGTAATTTTTTACTATGGCTATACCAATATTTCGTCAAGTAACCGCCAGCTAAAGGCAACGAATTTCTACGATGCCCGCTTGTCAGAAGACCTGTCCCAGGAAGAAATCGAGAAACTCAACCAAGTGGAAGCCATTGAGCTGGCGGGTGGGACTTCTGCCAGGGCCCACAGTGCTAAATACAAGGGCCATCTCATTTCCATGGTGGGACAGGATG
This genomic interval carries:
- a CDS encoding ABC transporter permease; the protein is MNLVILTNNFNRLLKGKTYLFITTVIVFITLAGSAFVVTMDAPTLQIGVDQTASDLLTMKNDDLSVEEISEDHPAYTKLITGDYDAYITKEEGKYQVTTVRNAELADDLSQLLNEGQLSSEPDPGNNHFKVILTVLAMSSMILSLILYRFYFDDRRGIDKRIYSSGLSVLSYLFQQVLFTFLLLFTISALACCSLFPLFGLDLSSRFFLGLFLLELFAANFGMFLSTLTKKNQGALLVGTMLSVLTTLLSGALLAVKEESLQEKIQPLFPQFYIAKLGSALDGQVEALSQPIGVLLLYSLVFFVIALLMQKRRIVD
- a CDS encoding sensor histidine kinase, translated to MIYILWLLSILVVVGWLKFCQRRRIQELADLIDQLYQQDYQIPMKQDDFSQLEDQIYKLFIELVEEKEKVHRLSQSQSRNIEDIAHQIKTPLTGMLFALENDKTDPATFSQQLNRLNDLSNALLKLASLDNNLEGFKLSPVHLREVIDYALDILSDEIDDRGIVVDINIGEAVMLGHFNWLSEAVINILKNAINQEGTRRIWLRTRENPIYLELSIQDDGGGIVEGKQKKIFQRFYKDPDSKGFGIGLAMAKRIVEKHQGQISCRNTDRGAEFILQFYK
- a CDS encoding ABC transporter permease, producing MLTIMQQDIINLLKNKPIMTYLLAYPMLLILVTGYVFSSNFTDDLLSAYDYYGVTMMIYLSMATVIILPELLFGHQVKYANYRIIYSPMARYKVYLSKLIVSIAVSYAILASYILVFNAIGFVNYGGRDVLRILLLDLALVIFSITFGGAFCLLVKSEDLATKLLNLVINLLAILSGLFFPMTILGPKIARVTSFSPVSKVMSSFFAIIYDKDCTTLLPTTTTLMLSSLIFLIIIHLSYHPEDFGD
- a CDS encoding ABC transporter ATP-binding protein; translated protein: MEILRVDNLTKIYGQGEKQVRAVDGVNLSVNRGELIAIVGPSGSGKSTLLHMLGGVDRPNEGKILIEGSDIASYSSKEMALFRRRKVGLIYQFYNLIPNLTVAHNIKLPLKLDGRQVDDAFFNDLVTKLGLSDKLQAFPSELSGGQEQRVAVARSLIYRPSIILADEPTGNLDRKNSQEIIDLLKYFNQTLKQTILIITHDENLALQTQRIITMVDGAIVGDEPNE
- a CDS encoding response regulator transcription factor, whose translation is MNSLLLVEDNPMIGQEIVDFLTKHGFDVQLAKNYAEGQAASKQAYDLAILDLNLPDGNGFDLLSLFLQNHIKVIITTVVNDVNFIAEALDAGASDYLTKPFNLNILRARIAACLRDFGPMEGESELVLKEDQGMIYYQGQGVALTALEFRLLAHFIRHRGQLLTRDQLLDRFWDARQAYVNDNTLTATIKRIRDKTSKDLIETVRGIGYRLKL
- a CDS encoding WapI family immunity protein, which encodes MTGIVFTEEDKRLTVDILGYEFKDLSANDDIFDRNWLKLEFSYSDSVKSFKQVDPCLLSFELGEIIESIHWLISGKETEVLRTFTEPYLSLAITQIDSCYVFQISFVYDTKDNDWKEVCLYQTLDCEELKQLNLQLKDFFQRYPVR